A stretch of Microtus pennsylvanicus isolate mMicPen1 chromosome 5, mMicPen1.hap1, whole genome shotgun sequence DNA encodes these proteins:
- the Hif1an gene encoding hypoxia-inducible factor 1-alpha inhibitor has product MAATTAEDAASGSGEPREEAGAPGLAWNESQLRSYSFPTRPIPRLSQSDPRAEELIENEEPVVLTDTNLVYPALKWDLDYLQENIGNGDFSVYSASTHKFLYYDEKKMANFQNFKPRSNREEIKFHEFVEKLQDIQQRGGEERLYLQQTLNDTVGRKIVMDFLGFNWNWINKQQGKRGWGQLTSNLLLIGMEGNVTPAHYDEQQNFFAQIKGHKRCILFPPDQFECLYPYPVHHPCDRQSQVDFDNPDYESFPNFRNVVGYETVVGPGDVLYIPMYWWHHIESLLNGGITITVNFWYKGAPTPKRIEYPLKAHQKVAIMRNIEKMLGEALGNPQEVGPLLNTMIKGRYN; this is encoded by the exons ATGGCGGCGACGACGGCCGAAGATGCGGCCTCTGGCTCTGGAGAGCCCCGGGAAGAGGCGGGAGCTCCGGGCCTCGCCTGGAATGAGTCCCAACTGCGAAGTTACAGCTTTCCTACCCGGCCTATCCCGCGTCTGAGTCAGAGTGACCCTCGGGCGGAAGAGCTCATCGAAAATGAG GAGCCTGTGGTGCTGACCGACACAAACCTTGTGTATCCCGCTCTGAAGTGGGACCTAGACTACCTGCAAGAGAATATAGGCAAcggggatttctctgtgtacagcGCCAGCACCCATAAATTCTTATACTATGATGAAAAGAAGATGGCTAATTTCCAGAACTTTAAGCCAAGGTCCAACAGGGAGGAAATTAAATTCCACGAGTTCGTTGAGAAACTCCAGGACATACAGCAGCGGGGAGGAGAAGAGCG GTTGTATCTGCAGCAAACGCTCAATGACACTGTGGGGAGGAAGATCGTTATGGACTTCTTGGGTTTTAACTGGAACTGGATTAATAAGCAACAGGGGAAGCGTGGCTGGGGGCAGCTGACCTCTAACCTGCTGCTCATTGGCATGGAAG GAAATGTGACTCCTGCTCACTATGATGAGCAACAGAACTTCTTTGCCCAGATAAAAGGCCATAAGCGATGCATCTTATTTCCTCCAGATCAGTTTGAGTGCCTCTATCCATACCCTGTCCACCATCCTTGTGACAGGCAGAGCCAG GTGGACTTTGACAATCCTGACTACGAAAGTTTTCCCAATTTCCGAAATGTGGTTGGTTATGAAACAGTGGTTGGCCCTGGTGATGTTCTTTACATCCCAATGTACTG gtgGCACCACATAGAGTCATTACTAAATGGGGGAATTACCATCACTGTGAACTTCTGGTACAAG GGGGCTCCTACCCCTAAGAGAATTGAGTACCCTCTCAAAGCTCACCAGAAAGTAGCCATCATGAGAAATATTGAGAAGATGCTTGGAGAAGCCTTGGGGAATCCACAAGAG GTGGGGCCTTTGTTGAACACCATGATTAAAGGCCGTTACAACTAA